Proteins encoded together in one Arctopsyche grandis isolate Sample6627 unplaced genomic scaffold, ASM5162203v2 HiC_scaffold_384, whole genome shotgun sequence window:
- the LOC143922106 gene encoding LOW QUALITY PROTEIN: uncharacterized protein LOC143922106 (The sequence of the model RefSeq protein was modified relative to this genomic sequence to represent the inferred CDS: inserted 1 base in 1 codon): MAKQINAIPMPALYSKLFFETKSHLGGTKITNKMKDYXFAQRSDGISIFDINKSWEKFVLAGRVICGISFPENICAVSDKPIARKAILKFSESIGCKPITSRFTPGLFTNRNVNGSIEPSLIIVSDPVHDKQAVTEAASVNCPVIAFCNTDASLENVDIAIPINNRSPMAIGDAFFILSKIVNYMKTGESLESNIKNVELSFYRDALELEKLLEEHEAENAVQFPTPAQDEEEDFGRAAPVESDNSSNGWN; this comes from the exons ATGGCCAAGCAAATAAATGCAATTCCAATGCCTGCATTATATTCAAAGCTATTTTTTGAAACAAAATCACATCTTGGTGGTACtaaaattacaaacaaaatgAAAGACT GTTTCGCTCAAAGATCGGATGgaatttcaatttttgatataaataaatccTGGGAAAAGTTTGTGCTTGCTGGAAGAGTTATTTGTGGTATTTCCTTTCCAGAAAATATTTGTGCCGTAAGTGACAAGCCTATAGCAAGAAAAgctattttgaaattttcagaAAGCATTGGTTGTAAACCAATTACTTCACGTTTTACTCCAGGATTGTTCACTAATCGTAATGTAAATGGAAGTATAGAGCCAAGTTTAATTATTGTTTCCGATCCTGTTCATGATAAACAAGCTGTAACTGAAGCAGCTTCGGTTAACTGCCCAGTTATTGCATTCTGTAATACTGATGCTTCACTTGAAAATGTTGATATTGCTATCCCAATAAACAATAGATCCCCAATGGCAATTGGAGATGCATTTTTCATTCTCTCAAAGATTGTTAACTACATGAAAACGGGAGAAAGCCTTGAAAGCaacattaaaaatgttgaattatcCTTTTACAGAGATGCCCTTGAACTTGAAAAACTTTTGGAGGAGCATGAGGCCGAAAACGCAGTACAATTCCCTACCCCAGCCCAGGATGAAGAAGAAGACTTTGGACGTGCTGCACCTGTTGAGTCAGATAACTCAAGCAATGGATGGAATTAA